Within Campylobacter jejuni, the genomic segment AAAGATGTATTGTAGTTATTATTAAAGTCCACATAATAGTCTTTATTTCCAGTGCCAACAAACCCATATTCTAAATGATATTTAAAAGTATTAACATCTACTATAAAAACATGAGTTGTCATATTATTTCAACTTTCTATGAATAGTATTTTTATCACATTTATTGCAAAATTTTATCTGACAAAACCTATTAGGATTATTTGGATCACTTTCAAACTCATATCCGTCTTTTCTTAAATCTCTAATAATAGCAGCAGATTGAGAAGATAATTTTCCAAAATCACAAATAGAACAATGCCATTCTTTATCTTTTACAATATCCAATATTTTTTCTTTATTATTCATATTTTATCCTTAAATTCATTTCATATTAAATTTATTTAATATAAACTCTTCTACTTCTTTGGAAATTCTTTTAATACTTTCTTTTCTATAAGCGACAGGATCATATTGATAACAACCGATACAGCCTAATTCTTTGGTATAATTTTCATCTCCTTTATAAAAATTATAAGGATTTCCTAAAATATTTCTAGCATCCCATCTTATATTTGTTTCTTTACATCTTTTACAAATTTGTCTTTTAATATCATTAGCGGCTTTACATAAAGGTTGAAAATCTTCTAATTTTTGCAAGTTAATATTAGATACTCTTAAATCTTGTTTTCTTCCATCTTTATGGTCGATTTCTATTTTCGTATTTTCAGATTTTCCATTAATTCCAAGCATAACACAATTTTTATTTTTATAAAAATCTTTAATATCTTTCCTTATATTTTGATTAAATTGCGTTTGTGTATTAAAACCTGCGAGTCTTATTCTATCAATAGAATTTCCATTGCTCTTGGTCTTATCAAATTCTATCTTATATTTTTTTGCTAAAGCACTACTAGTACGACACCAACTTCCACCATTTCCAAGTTGTAAATTTTTGTATTTATTAACAAATTCTTTTACATCTACCCAACGAGAAAAACCGTTTTCATTCGGCAAAGCAATTTCTAAAAATAACTCCATTTTAGTTACTTTCATTTTTGAATCCTTCAAATTTTATCCTATCAACAGAATTTCCTTTTGTTATATTCGTATCTTTTGTTATTATATATGTTTTACTTAAATAACTGGTCTTTCTAGTAGATGGAAATCCATTTATCTGCTTTATTAATTTGTTCTCTAGCTATCCACTTGGAACAACCATTTTCATTTAAATTTGCTAATTTCAACAATTTTTTTCATCTTCTGTCATTAAAACTCCTTTTTAAATACAAAAATATACTCATGCTTAAAAATATAATAATCACTCCTTAATGCTCTATATCTCCATATAGCATTAATACCTAGTTTTCCACGATTTCCTTCTATATTTTTAATAACAATTCCCTTTAGTTTAACTTTAAAATTTTGTTTTATTAAATTCATAAGCTCAAAACCCAAAGGGACAATTTCGCTATTTCTATATAAATCTGCTATCACTAAAGCAAAATAACGATTTTTTTCTAAGTATTTTAACAAATTTTGACAAGTAAGTAAAATTTTATCTTTAAATTCTTTCAAATCTGAAATTTGACTTAAATCCTCTTTTTTCTCACTAAATTTAACTATATCCATATAAGGTGGATGTAAAATAATAAACTGAGATTTTTTGCTTTCAAGTTTATTCAAAGCATTTTCTAACAACTCATCAACTTTTTTTATATCAGTATTATCACAATTTCCTAAAAAATAGCGCTTATTATCAAAATTTATCCCGAAGTTGTCTAATACAAATTCCAAAATGCTCTCATTAATATCAAATCCTATGCATTTTCTATTTAATTTTTCACATTCATAAAGCGTTGTTCCGCTTCCTAAAAAAGGATCTATAATTAAATCATCTTTTTTTGTATAACGACGGATGAGCTGATTAGGAATTTGTGGTATAAAATTACCATGATAAATATTTCTATGCTTTCCACTTTTATCACGACTAGCAATAAGCCATAAAGAATCTGTATTTATATCACAACTTTTCCAGTTGTTCAAATCAAGATCGTTAAATTTCACTTTGGCACTACCATATCGCTACGACATTCTATCACCGTATGCACATTTCCACGCGGGTTAAAATCCCCCACAACTTTAATCCATTTTGGTTTTAATTTATCTTTTAAAGTATTATAAATTTCATTGATACTTGCTTCATGTGAAACATTTCTATACATAAAAGTATTGATATAAAGTTTTATAGCCTTAAGCTCAACCACAAATTTATCAGGCATATACTCAAGATAAATCGTCGCAAAGTCAGGATAACCCGAACGCGGACAACAACACATAAATTCAGGCAAAGTGATTTTAATGATATAGTCATTTTTCGCATCATTTGGCCAAATTTCCATATTTTCTACATCAAATTCTTTGATTTCCTTTTCACCATAACGCATAAATTTCCTTAAATTTAAATTCGAGCAAAAATTATAACAAAATAAGTTTTTAAAACGATTATGATACAGATAAGAA encodes:
- a CDS encoding type II restriction endonuclease NlaIII, coding for MKVTKMELFLEIALPNENGFSRWVDVKEFVNKYKNLQLGNGGSWCRTSSALAKKYKIEFDKTKSNGNSIDRIRLAGFNTQTQFNQNIRKDIKDFYKNKNCVMLGINGKSENTKIEIDHKDGRKQDLRVSNINLQKLEDFQPLCKAANDIKRQICKRCKETNIRWDARNILGNPYNFYKGDENYTKELGCIGCYQYDPVAYRKESIKRISKEVEEFILNKFNMK
- a CDS encoding DNA methyltransferase; protein product: MKFNDLDLNNWKSCDINTDSLWLIASRDKSGKHRNIYHGNFIPQIPNQLIRRYTKKDDLIIDPFLGSGTTLYECEKLNRKCIGFDINESILEFVLDNFGINFDNKRYFLGNCDNTDIKKVDELLENALNKLESKKSQFIILHPPYMDIVKFSEKKEDLSQISDLKEFKDKILLTCQNLLKYLEKNRYFALVIADLYRNSEIVPLGFELMNLIKQNFKVKLKGIVIKNIEGNRGKLGINAIWRYRALRSDYYIFKHEYIFVFKKEF
- the queF gene encoding preQ(1) synthase, encoding MRYGEKEIKEFDVENMEIWPNDAKNDYIIKITLPEFMCCCPRSGYPDFATIYLEYMPDKFVVELKAIKLYINTFMYRNVSHEASINEIYNTLKDKLKPKWIKVVGDFNPRGNVHTVIECRSDMVVPK